The window TCCCAGCATCAGATCACCGAACAACTTGAGCCATTTGCTATTTTCCGGGTCCTGTTGCATTTTTCCCTCAAGCACGGCCTTGACATAATGCTCCTGAGAGCCAGCAGAGAGGCTCTCCGTATCCAGATGATGCAGAGACCAGGAACCCGCACCGATCAGGAAGAAATACACGGCAAGACTGCACCCTACCTTCCAGTCGTGCAGTCGGATCTTTCGTGGATCACGCTCACATTTTTCCAAAAAATCAATCCGTTCTCCGATTCCGAAATGATGCCAGTTCTTCTTGTCACGGATATTGCCGCTCATGGCTGCGATCTTTTCAAAAGAACGAATCAGGGGAAAGGCCGTCTTTTGCGCTTTGAACACATAGAGATCCGCCTGTCGTTCAAAATTCCTGATAAAATAGCCGAATAAAAAACGGAAATAAAGAATCATAAGGAGAAAAACAATTGCCGCTTCAAAAAAAGTTAGCAGCTTTACTCCAGAAATCTGCGACCAAATCAGCAGGTGATAAAACCAGTCATTATTGAGCAAAAGGAGATGAAGCGGCTCGGCCATTGCCTCGGCAAGCAGGCTGAAACCGAGAAAAAGCAGGAGATAAAGAATCAGATGATATTTTTTTACATGGCCGATTTCATGGGCAAGAACCGCTTCCAGTTCTTCCTGATCCAGAGCGGATAATAAGGCTGGCGTCAGGAGAAGATATCTGAATTTCGGCACAATCCCCATGACCCCGGCTGTCACCATTTTTCCTTCAAATAAAGGCCAATACAGGATCTCGGAAGAAAAATCCTGACTGCGGCAGAATCGTTCAATGGCCTTACGCAGTGGCCCGTGCTCCATAGGAATACATCCCCAGAGACGGCGTATAACAGGAGGAAAGAGCAGGATCAGCAACACCAGGAAGAACAAAAAAATAAGCAACTCTCCCCAAAGGGTTCCTTCCCAATTTTTCATCCCGGCCGGAGCAATTATATTCAGCAGATCGAAAAAAAGAGAGAGGATCAGCCAGGGAAGAATAATGGTCAGATTCGTTCGTATATTATTGAGGACAAAATCAGTCGGAGCAACAGAACTGTTGAAGATACGCTGATAGCTGGGCAGAGCACGGAGCCACATCAAGATGAGAAAGACGAAAAAAATCACCAGACCCAGCAGGTTTGTCAGAACAGGCAGGGTATTATTAAAGGACAGGGGCTGTGTATAATACTTCAGATCAAAAATAAAAAATGCGGCGATGAACAGAGCCGTCGCCAAAAGAGAAGCCTTTTTTTCCGCAGCAAAATATCGTTTGGAACTGACAGAGCGGTGCGACCCGAAGAGTTTGCTGGCAAGCAGAGAAAAGGCGAGCAGTAGCAGGGCGAACAGCGGCAGACCGAACCAGGGCGGCAGCCTAGGTTGTTCCGGTGCTGCAGCGGTGGCAACAACAAAGATGACCGCCAAAAAATATATCAGATTATTATAGATCATGCCTTCCCTGTCTTCTGGTTATACCGCTCACCGTTACAATCCGCAATTTACATCAGCCCGTCCAGTGCGATGAGTCCTCTCTCTCGTCCTTGTTTCCCTGCAATTCCGGAAAAGGCCTTATTGAATCCGCGTGGACACTCCGTAATAATTCTTCAGGGTGATAGAGAAAATCTTCCTCCAGGGTATCTGCAAAAAATTCGTTTTTAAAGCGGGTGATTAGATTGAGATGGCCCCAGCGGGTCAGATAATAGACAACCAGACTGGGCAATCGGGTATAAATATTTTCTTCCGGTGCAGGATCAACAAAGCTTGATTGCGCCAGTTTTTCGTCAGACAAGACCTGGGACAGGTAAAAATCTTTAAGAAACATATATTCTGGAGGCAGACGGGCGGCAATGCCGAACCAATTGAGAAAACCGGCAAGCCGTTCTAAAAAAAATTTCCCGATTCTCACAAAAGGATAGGGTATATATATTTCTCTTGGTTTTTTCAACTCAAGATAGGCCCTGATCGTCAAAATGAGATCATCAAGTGCCACCGGCTCCTTATCGACAAAATGATAAGTCTGTCGGGAGAACTCCTCTCGATGTGTCAGGATATGATGAACAAGATAAGGGAGTTTATTGGCATTACTGTATGAATGCCTGACATCTCTCTTGGTGAAGAGAAAGGGCATGGATTCGTCGGCAACAGTAAAGAGCAGACGATGGAAGCCCTGGATTTTATGATCGTGCTCACCGTAAACAATAGCAACCCGAATAATCGTGTAATCAAGCCCCTGGGTTTCTCCCATATATTCCAATGTGGTTTCTGCCATGAGTTTGGATTTGGCATAATTCGTCATATTGGATTTCAGGCACAGCCGGTCTTCTTCAGTAAGATTTTTCCCATGCGGCAGAACAGCAGCAGAACTCAGGTGGATGTAGGAAATATTTAGTGCGGTACAGGCCCGAGCTATGTTCACACTGCCGAGATAATTGGTTTCAAAGGCCAACTGGGCATCTGAGTCCAAGGAAGCCATAGCGGCATTAATAACAAAGTCCGGTTGCACCCGTTGCAGGTAAGCGACAATGTCCTGTGAGTTCCTGATAGAGAGTTTTTTGGAGCTCGGAGCCCGGATATCAAACTCGTCCGGGGTTTTGGTCTTAAAATAATGGGCAAGGGTACCGCCGATCAAGCCGGACCCGCCGATAAGCACGCCGAGATGACGTTGTTTTTTCTGTGATTCCTGCGTCATTTCGCCTCATGTTGAATGTAGATGGTTTGAGTGCGCACAATATCCCAATTTTACAACATGTATCCTATATAGCATATATAACCGCAAAAATCATCTTTTTTCCAGAACATAACTGTGCAGTTTCATTGACGGGCAGGGAGTAATCGGCTATGCTTTCCGGTTGTTAAAATTTGGCCTGCTCGAATTTAAGGACAAAATCGACACTTCTGAAGCTGTAAACATGGTGAAAGCTCGGTGTTGTGATCGAGATGGCATCGTTTGTTTTTTTGGTGCTCAGAATGAAAATAAAAATTTAAAAGGATATCTCTTGCTCAACCATATAACAATTATGAGATCAGTTGCAGTAGCAATTGTGCTTATATTTCATTTTAACAATAAACTTTTAATATCAGGACACATTGGAGTTGATATCTTTTTCGTTATATCAGGATACCTTATATCTTTAATATCTTTAAAAAGAATAAATGGAGTTCAAAGCTTAAAAAAATTCTATATAAAAAGAATAATGAGAATATACCCAGCGCTTCTCTTTGTTGCGTTAACAGTAATATTTTCTCTTTCACTCATTGAATACCTTGAAGTAGAAACATTACAAATGTTTAGAGATACTATAGCCTTCACCTCAAACTTTAAAGCAGAAAAAATCAACTTAGATTATTTCGGAGACAATAAAAATAATTACTTACTTCATTTTTGGAGCATTGCAATAGAGCTTCAGTTTTATATATTTTTTCCATTGTTAATATTAAGCAATAAAATCAAAAAATATATTCTTCCTGTTACTATAGGATTAGTAGCTCTTTCCACACTAACACTTTCATTACATTTAAGTTATTATCACTCATTAGGACGAATACTGGCATTTAGCACTGGAGCCTTAGCTTACCTCTTAAGTGGTAAAGTAAAATCAAATAACTCTATATTTTTCATATCATTATTATCTCTTGTAATATTGAGCTCTGTTGATATGGACATAACAACATATCCAAATTATCACAATATTACAGTCGTATCTTTAACCATGATAGCACTTCTTTTTGGTGACATAGGCACTGAAAAAAGATATAAACCATTTATACTTATAGGCTTGATATCATATTCAATTTACCTGTGGCACTATCCATTATTTTTATTTTTTCATCATTGTGGCACGGAATCCAATATTCTCAATATCAGTATCTTAATAACTACTGTATTGGCATTATCATTCTTTTCATACTATGCAATAGAGAGAAAATTCGCGCCAAAAGACTATGGGAACTATACAATATTATTAATAATATTTCCTTTGATATTTTCACTACTCATTGTATATTACAAGAAGAATCGAACAATTAATATTCCAATTATCAATTCATTTTATGCAAAAATGACCCTAAACCCTTTGTTATATTATTCAGATATGGCAAACTTAAATGTTAGTAACAAGTACAAAGGGTGCTTAAATCGGAAAGGAGAACTGTTAACAAACTGTTCCAGTACAGAAACAAATAACAAGACGAGAACTGCTTTAGTACTCGGCAATTCCTTTGTTCGTAGTGGCGGGCTTATTTTTCTCGATCAAATCACCGCTCGCTACAATGTAAGATCTTCTTTTTACTACGTTTTCGGAGACAGAATAAAAACTGACAAGCTCTATCAAAGCATTATAGAAGAAAAGTATCATTATTTAATATTATATTATCCATGGCTGGGTGCAAACAGAGATAATCTTATCGAAGAATATAAAGAACTTTCCGAGCATACCCAAATTATTTTTGTAAAAGGAGCCAAATATAACAATACAATCGATAAAAAACAAATCTTTAGGTTTAATAATCTTTTTATCGATGACAAGGAGAATGCATTTAAATGCGTAGTTCAAAAACCATATACTACAGACAAAGGATATGCAGTCATTGATAGTGTCCTCAAAGAGTTAAACGCTAAAAGCATAAACATTTATGAACTTCAAAAAAATAACAATGGTGACTATATATGTTCCCATGACAACATTGCTTTATTTCTTGATACGTTTCATATAAATAACTATGCAGGAGAATTTTTTGCACAACGATTTATCAAGGCTGATTTGGGACGAGATATTTTCAGCAATCCGGTAGATCTTTTGTAATTTTTGGTGCGGAGACCGGCACCTACATATTTTCTGATCGCAGAATTACACTGCGTAACCCGCGAACAAACAAAACCTTTTAGTATATACAACCATCGGAGGAATAATGAGTAAAATTCAAGTAAAAAACCCCATCGTAGAGCTCGACGGCGACGAGATGACCCGAATCATCTGGGCTTTTATCAAAGAAAAACTGATTCTGCCCTATCTGGACGTTGACCTGAAATACTATGATCTCTCTGTGCAGAAGCGCGACGAGACCGACGACCAGATCACCGTGGATGCGGCTGAGGCCATTAAAAAATATCGCGTTGGCGTAAAATGCGCCACCATCACCCCGGACGAGGGCAGGGTCGAAGAGTTCGACCTCAAAGAAATGTGGAAATCGCCCAACGGCACCATCCGCAATATCATCGGTGGCACCGTGTTCCGCCAACCGATCATCTGTAATAATATTCCCCGTCTTGTGCCGGGCTGGACCAAGCCCATTGTCATTGGTCGTCATGCCTTTGGTGATCAGTACCGGGCCACGGATTTTCTGGTTCCCGGACCAGGAAAACTGACCATGAAATTTGAGCCTGCCGACGGCGGTGAAGCGCAGGAGTACGAGATCTTTGATTTTCCGTCTTCCGGCTGCGCTATGGGTATGTACAACCTGGACGACTCCATCCGGGGCTTTGCCCGTTCCTGCATGAACTACGGCCTCAACCTGGGCTGGCCCGTGTACCTGTCCACCAAGAACACCATCATGAAGAAGTACGACGGTCGTTTTAAGGATCTGTTCCAGGAGGTTTTTGAGGCTGAGTTTGCTGAGCGTTTTGCCGAAGCAGGCATCACCTACGAGCATCGCCTGATCGACGACATGGTCGCTGCGGCCATGAAATGGGAAGGCGGCTTTGTCTGGGCCTGTAAAAACTACGACGGTGATGTCCAATCCGACACGGTTGCGCAGGGCTTTGGTTCTTTAGGTCTGATGACCTCAGTGCTTATGACCGAAGACGGTCAAACCGTGGAGGCTGAGGCCGCCCACGGCACCGTGACCCGCCATTATCGGGAGCATCAAAAGGGTAATGCCACCTCCACCAACCCCATTGCCTCCATCTTTGCCTGGACCCAAGGGCTGAACTATCGCGGTGTCTTTGACAACACCCCGGATGTGGTCAAGTTTGCTGAGACCCTGGAAAAAGTCTGTGTGGAGACTGTGGAATCCGGCTTCATGACCAAGGACTTAGCACTGTTGGTGGGTGGAGATCAGGGCTGGCTGACCACAGAGGAGTTCCTGGCAAAACTGGACGAAAACCTTCAGGCCGCTATGGCTTAATTCTCTCAGGAGCGAGACAACCCGTCAACCGCTCCCTCATAGATCCTATGTCCTTCCTCCACGAAGGCATACAGGCTCTGCAAGAGCTGCTCTTTCCGGCCCGCTGCCTGGGTTGCACAGAGCAGCTCTCTTCTTCCAGCCCTCCCTTGCTCTGTCCAAATTGCCATCATGGTACCAGTGAAATTTCTCCACCTTTCTGCACCTGCTGCGGTAGGCCTCTGCCGTCTGGTGATAACCATCTCTGCCTCAGCTGCCTTGACCACCCCCTGCTCCTGACCAAGGCCCGCTCAAGCTTTCTCTACCAGGAACCGATAAGCACCTTGGTGCGCCAACTCAAATTCAACGGTAATCTCAACGGTCTTGCCACCCTTGCTGTCTTAGCAAAAAAAACAGCAGCCTTTGCAGATCTCAACACACCTGATCTTATTCTGCCTGTTCCTCTCCATATCCAACGTTTACGGGAGCGAGGTTTTAATCAATCCCTGCTCTTGGCCAGAGCCTGCTTTCCTCAATGGCGAGAAAAAATCCGTTTTGATCTGCTGCAACGTCAACGGGCAACGATCCCCCAAACCCGACTCAATGGCAAGGCCCGACGTAGCAACCTGCATAATGCCTTTTGCATCAAAAAATCCGCTGAGATTTCAGGAAAAAGCATTCTCTTGGTGGATGATGTCTTTACCACCGGCTCAACTTTGCATGAATGTGCCAAGGTGTTATTGAAGGCAGGGGCAAAAGAGGTGGAGACGTTTACTGTGGCGAGAAGCGGGAGCACTGGCACAGGTGGACTATCCGTATCGCGCCGATAAAATACAAAAAGAGCCGCTATGGCGGGATGAGGATTCCTGAAAAGATGCTGGGGTGCAGAAGGGTCAACTTTCTGTATTGTCTCTACTTTTTTCTATGATGGTGGATTGCAGCAAGGGGCGACCGGTTTTCGGGGGCATAAAAAAAGGGCGATCACAAGGATCGCCCGTACATCATAAGAGCCTGTTTAAAAACTTTTTGAAGCTTTATTTTTGACCCACATTCGGGCTTGGTTCTAAGTTCGGCCAATTTGGGTGAAGTAAATTTGTTCAGCCGCTTCTTATTCTGACTTCCTCAAAATTTTATTTACCACCATTAACCTCAATGCGGATCGTCTTGCCGAACGCCTGCGCATGGTTTTCAATCCGGGAGACAGCGGTTTTCTTGGTATGCAGCTTTTCCGCCACCTGCTCCTGTGTCATCCCATCCCGGCTTCTTTCCTTGCCGCCTTCTTGAGCATGGCCCCTATTTTGAACAGCGCAAGGAATGATCAGAGCAGGCAGGGCGGTATTTCTGTTTTTAAAGGGGAATTCAGCAGGTTGTTTTTTTCGCTGCGCCCTGCCTTCTCTTCTTGCCAAGAACAAAAAAAGTGATTACTCTTGAAGAATCGTACAGGAAACAAATGGAACATTTTTTGATCACCAGCGGAATATGGCCTGAGCAATACACTGAGCAATGAAGATTGTCTGCAAAAATAAAAAGGCATTTCATGATTATCATATCGATAAAACCATGGAAGCTGGGATGGTCTTAACCGGACCAGAGGTCAAGTCTTTAAGAGGGGGCCGGGCCAATATTAAAGACGGTTATGCCCAGCTTAAAAACGGTGAAGTATTTTTGTATAATATTCATATTTCACCCTATGCCTTTGCCGTCCATTCTGCCACAGATCCTCTGCGGGTACGCAAGTTACTGCTGCACAAGCGAGAAGTGCGAAAACTGATCGGCAAGCTGAATGAAAAAGGAGTTGCGCTTATTCCGCTCAAGATATACTTTATAGATAATGGAAAGGCCAAAATAGAACTTGGCTTGGCCCGAGGAAAAAAGCTCTATGACAAGCGGGCCGCCTTAAAAGAGAAGCAATCAAACCGTGATGTTCAACGATCATTGCGGCAGCAAGACTAGTATAATTTCCATCCCTCCCCTTGGGAGAGGGATAACAAAACATATGGGGGTGAAACGGATTCGACGGGGATATGAAAGCTCAACGTTGCATGCCGAGTGTTCTGTCAGCTCGTAAACTTGATGGAAAATTAATATAATCGCAGACGATTATAATTTCGCAGTAGCAGCGTAAGCTGCTTTGCCGCTTTCCCGGTCCGCGCCCGTAAGGCCGGAGTAAAGCGTCGACTCTTCGGGCTGGTCTAACCGATGTGCCTCTCATTGGAAAGACGAGAATCTAACAGGCTGGTATTCAGCAATCCACCGTTCCGGGTGAGAGCTGAATACGAGATTTTTACTCGGAACTAAGCATGTAGATACGTGAGGGGAGTATTTTCGGACCCGGGTTCAACTCCCGGCACCTCCACCATTAGCAAGTCCAAAGAAAACCAAGAAAGCCCATAAGCCCGCAACCTGACAAGGTTTGCGGGCTTTTTTCTGGAAACACCTTCTTTTTCACCCGAGCTGCCGGACTATCCGGCAAACTGCCGGATGCGGATATCACCTGCGGGCATGTGGGCGATGATCTCCAGTTCACCGCCGAGCGCATTGACAATCTTGCGCAAGGTACTGATCTGCATATCATCCTGCGATTCCAATTTCGACAACTATGGTTGTCTGATACCAAGAACTTCAGCAACCTGCTCCTGTGTAAAGCCGGCTTCCCTGCGGATCTCGCTGATCAGCATTTCAGCTATCATTTCACGAGCCTTGAGTGTCGCACGCCTGCGGGCTTCCGGTGTCATGCCTTTGCGCAATTTTTGAATCGATGTGTGTGCCATCAGAGTAATCCCTCCCTGCGGAGTTCTTCCAAGTAGTTATTATATAGCCGTTCGGCCAGAGGAATCATGCGTTCGTAAAACCTCTTGTCACCTGTCTTGTCGCCGCCTATCAGCAGAATCGCTGTCCGGCGCGGATCAAAGGCAAAAAAGGTTCTCAGAGGTCGCCCCTGGCATTGGGTACGTAGTTCCTTCATATTGGTATGCCTTTGTACCTTGAATCGTATCGCAATGCGGACGACCGAGGCTGGGACCGAATTCCTCCAGCAACTGAACGCTCGCATCCAGCTCAACCTGCTCATCCTCGGACAGGCTTTGCCACCACGTCCCGAATGCATCTGTGTATTCTACGCTCCAAGTCATGCGATATATTATATACCCTCAAAGCTATATTTATCAAGAGTGCATCACCCTTCAGTAAAGCCTGCATCGAAAAGATGCACAGCGTCCCTTTGGGACGGATTATCCTCTCGCTGCACCGGGTAAGGAAGCGTTCCACATCCAACCTACCGGTCTGCTCAATCAATCGAGTCTGACTCCATTGATCCGGGGCGGCGGCTGATCTTTTAAAATCCAAGCCTCTCCTTTTTAAAGTAAGCCCTGACTTTTAAAAAGTTATGACCTTGTTTTAAAAAATGAGGTCTCAACTTAAAAAAGAGAGACCTCTTCTTTTAAAATATAGTGCCCACCTTTTAAAATATGGCGTCCACTTTTTAAAGATGAGAGCTTACCTTTAAAAATATAGTGCCCACTTTTTAAAAGTAAGTCCCCTTTTTTAAAAAATAGGCCCGCATTTTCTTTTACTGGCAGCTCGCTATGAAAAGGTATACAGCCGCTGTTTTCTTGCAGAGACATGCTGCAAAACAGTTCGGAGGCAATCCGAGATCTTTCATCGGGAGAATTTTTACGCATTCAATCGGAAGAGGCCGGGAAGGCATGAGGACACTGAAAACAAGAAGGCCCGACCGTGATACAGATCATGTCTGTAACAGGGGGGCGGGCACGATTAAGAAAATAATACACTAAGAGGTTGTTTTGTCAATACTTGAAATCCGAGCACCGGGTCGTTGGAATTGAGACGGTGAAGAAAAGAAAGCATGGGTGGTGTGTGCTCAGGGTAACCGGGTGGCTTTGCCCTAGCAAGTCGTTTTTGATGGTCTGTGTTGATTGTGGCCGGGTGGTGTTTGGGTGAATGAATCGGGCGGCTGCCGGTAGAGGTTGACCGGGTGGCGAATCAGAGGTATTTTAATTTCAAAAATTAATAATTAGCATTTTTTAATCAATAGCCGAGAACGAAAAATGATTTTATCGAACGAGCAAAAAATTGATTACTTATCGAATGTTATATCTGTAGCCTATGCCGACGGAAAAATTGCACCTCAAGAAACCGAAGCCATAGCGGTTATTCAAAAGGCTATTGGAGCAAGAAAAACTGAACTCAACAAAGCATACAAACAGGTAGACACGAATAATTTTGCTGTTTCTCCTGTCGGTTATTGGTCGGACAAGATAAAAAATCTTGAGCATATAATTTATGTTTCACTGATTGACGGTGAAATTGACCCTAAAGAAAAGGAACTTATCCTGAACTTTGCCAAGAAAGTTAATATTAATCAGGATCAGCTCAACCTGATAATTAACGATGTCAAAAACGCTGTATCAAGTTCGGAAATAGAAATTTCATGCCTGAACTGTAAGGCAAAAATACCTGACTCAGCCAAGTTTTGTCCCAAATGCGGTCAACAAGTCAATAAGTCAGCAGGCTCTCAACCTATTGCTGTGTCATATAAAATACCAGAGAGCGGAATTGCTGTTGAATTTGCCGAGTCTACCGCCGCTAATTTTTTCTCAGCCGTTAAAGTGATGGAAAATGCACCTGTCAGCAGGAAATGCGTTAAAGGAAAGAAACAGTGGTATCTTGCTTGCTGGCCTTCAGAAAACATTTTAGACGCTTTAGAGTTAATTGAAAACGTGGATAGAATGCGAAACAAGAAAGTATACTTTGACGGCGAAGAAAGTCAGTGGAATGATATTTTCGGTTTCGTGAAATGTGCTGCTTCACGTAATTCAGCATATCGGCCAGTTGAATACTGTTTTGGCCTTGATGATAATCGATTTAATGTCTGGGGCTGCAAAAAAGCAAGAATGGGTTGGAACGAATGGGCTGACTGGTTCGGCTATGGTGCATTTCAATCTTCTGACAGAGGCGAAAAGGTATCATTTGTTTTTGATAAAAAAAGAATTCGGCATGAATTGGAGTCGAATTTATATACTTGTCGATTGTGCCCTTACTTGCAACTTGATCTTATCGAAGCGATTCTTGAAGTATTTCCAAACAAGGTAACACCTCGTGACAAAGGGAATTGGAAATACAAAAGAGACTTCACTGAAACACCTAATTCGATCATTGTCAAAACAGGTACAGATTTCGGCCTTGCTTATCTTGATGAATACTATTCTTCCGGGGTTCTTCCTTCTTCAATTGACGTTGGAATAAATTTACTCAGAAAAGCTCTCAGGAAATGCAATCGCCCATCTAATGATATTAAAGGGGTATTGGAGTATCAAGCTCCATAATAACTACCTGTTGCGTCCCCCATCATCCGCAATCAGGTATTCTTCCGGCACCTTTTCCGGAATAAAAGGGGTCAGAGCAAAATTAAGTAATAATTTCCCCTGACCATCTTTATCGGTAATTACAACATGTTACAGGTAGAGATTTTATAAGTGCCCCGCGCACCAAGTATAGAAAAGGCCCCAAGCATTAAGACGGGGCCTTTTTATTTTCCAAATAGTCTATTCTTAAAAAAGAGGTCGAATTTTTCTTTGTCACCATCAAATAATTTTTTGTAGTCTTCATCTATAATTATTTTTTTTATGATTGTACGCAGGTAATTATCGCACTTTTTACTTAATTCAGTGAGTAAATCAGGGACAGACCCCTATTAAATACCGCGATTTCAATTTACAAAAATACATGTTGAATTGAAAACGTCAATAAAAAAGTATTTATATCGGTATCACAAGGTGAAATCAAACCGCGCAGCCGGGCGAGGCCACAGGTTCGAATCCCAATCTCCGGGCAAAAAGAAACCGGGTCACGCGCTGCGCACGTACCCGGCTGGGACAATCACTTGAGCATATACATCAATCAGCAGCGGACATTGTTGCGACCATCTCTTTTAAGCATCAGGCAATTTCTTTCGCTACCTTGCTGATCAGATCTCTGAATTCACTATCAGTTGCAACAGTCATGTCCTCTACCAAGTCATCCCAGTCCGTCAGTATCCTCCTGACGAGCTTGCCTGTGAAAAAGTCTACAACAACAAGCTGTGTTATTGCATCGGACAGAGTTATAAGTCGATCCCGAACAGACGTGACTTTATCAATGTCTACGCAGTCAACTGTCGGGCAGGAATTGTCGCATTTTTCAAATGTCCTTCTGACATTTCTCAGCAGGAAGATCCCAGAAATTGACATGACAACAGTGATAATTATCGCACGGACATGAAGAATGGACAAGGTGCCAGCTACTTTGAGCTTTTTTATAGTATCTTCAAGCTTGTTGGAGAAAGAAACGCAGTCTCTTGTTACTACAGCGCAGGCAGGCATGAGGTCACCCCCTTTTTTATCATTTTATCAGTTAACGAAAATCGATAAGATCAGGTCTGGAAAAGGCTTACAGACTCTCTCTGTGAATATCTGTTACTTATACCGTAATCCGGTAGAACAAAGTATACAAGTTTAAAAATCTGGAACTCCGGCAGAATAGTTCGAATGGAAATACCCGCTGAAGAGCATGGAGAAACAGGCAAAAAAAAACCCGCGAACCAATGAAGGTCGCGGGTTTTACTGAACTACTCTCATACTACAATATAAAAAATGGTGCCGAAGGCCGGAGTCGAACCGGCACGGGCGTAACCCACTACCCCCTCAAGATAGCGTGTCTACCAATTCCACCACTTCGGCACACAAGGTATATTTTATTTTTTTACTCAGCCTGTTCTTGTTCCGGGGCTGTTTCCGTTTCCTGCTCAACCGGAGCAACTTGCTCTTCAGTAGCAGGGATAACTTCCATGTCTTGCATTTCAGCTACTGGCTCTTCTTCCATTGCTGGAAGTTCAGGAAGTTCAACCTGAGCAGCTTCGCTCTCCTGAATAGCCGGGGAACCACCGTTTTCTTCAGAAAGAGCTTCCTGAACAGCAGGAGAGGCTTCAACAGCGGATTCGGTCTCCTGAACAAAGGGAGAAGCTTCTTCAGGGGCAACTTTCTCGCCATCTACAGTAGGAGCGGCTTCCGGTGCAGGCTTTTCAACCTGATCCACTGACGGGCTTTCCGTTCCCGGCATGGGAATAGTAACCGGTGCTTCCTTTTGTGCCGGAGCAACTTCCTGAGCTGGCAGATCCTTCATAATCGAGTTGCTGTGCTCATTCGCCGACATATAGGCCAAAGAAATAGAGGTGCCCATAAAAATAATCGCTGAAAAAGTAGTTATCTTGTTCAGCAGAGGCACCGGGCCTTCTGATCCAAAAACTGACTGGCCGGAACCGCCAAAGGTGGCTCCAATATCAGCTCCTTTGCCGTGCTGCAACAGCACAATGGCAATCAGGAAGAGAGAAACCAGAACATGTATTATGATAAGTAAGGTCGTCATGTAAAATTGATTATCCTTGCAAAAGACTCGGCTTGTAGAGCTGCGCCGCCCACGAGAGCGCCGTCAATATCGGGCTGAGCCATGAGGCTGTCAATGTTTTCAGGTTTGACCGAGCCACCATACAATATCCTGATAGAGTCGGCAAGTGTTTTTTCATACAAATCAACAAGAGTGTTACGAATAAAGGCATGCACTTCCTGAGCCTGCTCTTTGGTCGCGGTTTTTCCGGTCCCAATGGCCCAAACAGGCTCATAGGCAATCACCACTTCTTGCATCTGC is drawn from Candidatus Electrothrix rattekaaiensis and contains these coding sequences:
- a CDS encoding M48 family metalloprotease, producing MIYNNLIYFLAVIFVVATAAAPEQPRLPPWFGLPLFALLLLAFSLLASKLFGSHRSVSSKRYFAAEKKASLLATALFIAAFFIFDLKYYTQPLSFNNTLPVLTNLLGLVIFFVFLILMWLRALPSYQRIFNSSVAPTDFVLNNIRTNLTIILPWLILSLFFDLLNIIAPAGMKNWEGTLWGELLIFLFFLVLLILLFPPVIRRLWGCIPMEHGPLRKAIERFCRSQDFSSEILYWPLFEGKMVTAGVMGIVPKFRYLLLTPALLSALDQEELEAVLAHEIGHVKKYHLILYLLLFLGFSLLAEAMAEPLHLLLLNNDWFYHLLIWSQISGVKLLTFFEAAIVFLLMILYFRFLFGYFIRNFERQADLYVFKAQKTAFPLIRSFEKIAAMSGNIRDKKNWHHFGIGERIDFLEKCERDPRKIRLHDWKVGCSLAVYFFLIGAGSWSLHHLDTESLSAGSQEHYVKAVLEGKMQQDPENSKWLKLFGDLMLGQGKETAALHAYEKALGNLPVSSELANNMAWLLLTAKDRSLRDPVRALDLARSAARFSEQGYILDTLATALWANGRVDEAVVAEKKAVELDPDNRAYYQNRIEKFHKESWNSERK
- a CDS encoding SDR family oxidoreductase, with translation MTQESQKKQRHLGVLIGGSGLIGGTLAHYFKTKTPDEFDIRAPSSKKLSIRNSQDIVAYLQRVQPDFVINAAMASLDSDAQLAFETNYLGSVNIARACTALNISYIHLSSAAVLPHGKNLTEEDRLCLKSNMTNYAKSKLMAETTLEYMGETQGLDYTIIRVAIVYGEHDHKIQGFHRLLFTVADESMPFLFTKRDVRHSYSNANKLPYLVHHILTHREEFSRQTYHFVDKEPVALDDLILTIRAYLELKKPREIYIPYPFVRIGKFFLERLAGFLNWFGIAARLPPEYMFLKDFYLSQVLSDEKLAQSSFVDPAPEENIYTRLPSLVVYYLTRWGHLNLITRFKNEFFADTLEEDFLYHPEELLRSVHADSIRPFPELQGNKDEREDSSHWTG
- a CDS encoding acyltransferase yields the protein MVKARCCDRDGIVCFFGAQNENKNLKGYLLLNHITIMRSVAVAIVLIFHFNNKLLISGHIGVDIFFVISGYLISLISLKRINGVQSLKKFYIKRIMRIYPALLFVALTVIFSLSLIEYLEVETLQMFRDTIAFTSNFKAEKINLDYFGDNKNNYLLHFWSIAIELQFYIFFPLLILSNKIKKYILPVTIGLVALSTLTLSLHLSYYHSLGRILAFSTGALAYLLSGKVKSNNSIFFISLLSLVILSSVDMDITTYPNYHNITVVSLTMIALLFGDIGTEKRYKPFILIGLISYSIYLWHYPLFLFFHHCGTESNILNISILITTVLALSFFSYYAIERKFAPKDYGNYTILLIIFPLIFSLLIVYYKKNRTINIPIINSFYAKMTLNPLLYYSDMANLNVSNKYKGCLNRKGELLTNCSSTETNNKTRTALVLGNSFVRSGGLIFLDQITARYNVRSSFYYVFGDRIKTDKLYQSIIEEKYHYLILYYPWLGANRDNLIEEYKELSEHTQIIFVKGAKYNNTIDKKQIFRFNNLFIDDKENAFKCVVQKPYTTDKGYAVIDSVLKELNAKSINIYELQKNNNGDYICSHDNIALFLDTFHINNYAGEFFAQRFIKADLGRDIFSNPVDLL
- a CDS encoding NADP-dependent isocitrate dehydrogenase, with the translated sequence MSKIQVKNPIVELDGDEMTRIIWAFIKEKLILPYLDVDLKYYDLSVQKRDETDDQITVDAAEAIKKYRVGVKCATITPDEGRVEEFDLKEMWKSPNGTIRNIIGGTVFRQPIICNNIPRLVPGWTKPIVIGRHAFGDQYRATDFLVPGPGKLTMKFEPADGGEAQEYEIFDFPSSGCAMGMYNLDDSIRGFARSCMNYGLNLGWPVYLSTKNTIMKKYDGRFKDLFQEVFEAEFAERFAEAGITYEHRLIDDMVAAAMKWEGGFVWACKNYDGDVQSDTVAQGFGSLGLMTSVLMTEDGQTVEAEAAHGTVTRHYREHQKGNATSTNPIASIFAWTQGLNYRGVFDNTPDVVKFAETLEKVCVETVESGFMTKDLALLVGGDQGWLTTEEFLAKLDENLQAAMA